The following coding sequences lie in one Fusarium poae strain DAOMC 252244 chromosome 1, whole genome shotgun sequence genomic window:
- a CDS encoding hypothetical protein (TransMembrane:1 (i245-266o)~BUSCO:42531at5125): MKLYSSISEDLAAWVQQQPVFFTGSAPTHGSHINVSPKGLADSHFAILGPNQCAYIDRTGSGCETIAHSYDNGRLCLMFMSFGPAPRIVRFFCRSKIVEWDDPAFPDLVRRISKGKRSTFDGARAVIVADVFEAQTSCGFGVPRVKRGIYAPEEISKNLTLDQVLREGVDGKVNELAVFEERPTMDMWMEKQVENNTLLDYHKETNVFSMDGLPGLRAARRSIGETLWFTDAKAHAKKVLAQSEAIAVGFVLALLLYVVMVFVGAVSAT; encoded by the coding sequence ATGAAGCTCTACTCTTCCATTTCCGAGGACCTGGCCGCCTGGGTGCAACAGCAGCCTGTCTTCTTCACAGGCTCGGCTCCTACACATGGCTCTCATATCAACGTCTCCCCCAAAGGCCTTGCAGATTCACACTTCGCCATCCTCGGACCCAATCAGTGTGCGTACATCGACCGCACTGGTTCTGGATGTGAGACGATTGCCCATTCATATGACAACGGCCGCCTGTGTTTAATGTTTATGAGTTTCGGTCCCGCACCTCGGATTGTTCGTTTCTTCTGTCGTTCCAAGATTGTTGAATGGGATGACCCAGCCTTCCCTGATTTGGTCCGACGTATTTCCAAGGGGAAACGATCTACATTCGACGGTGCTAGAGCCGTCATTGTGGCGGATGTGTTTGAAGCCCAGACAAGCTGCGGCTTTGGTGTTCCCCGGGTGAAGAGGGGTATTTATGCACCTGAAGAGATCTCGAAGAACTTGACTCTTGATCAAGTCCTTCGAGAGGGTGTTGATGGCAAGGTCAATGAACTGGCTGTGTTTGAGGAGCGGCCCACCATGGATATGTGGATGGAAAAGCAAGTTGAAAATAATACGTTGTTGGACTACCATAAGGAAACCAATGTGTTCAGCATGGATGGTTTGCCTGGGCTCAGAGCCGCTCGTCGGAGCATAGGAGAGACGTTGTGGTTTACAGACGCAAAGGCGCATGCCAAGAAGGTTTTGGCTCAAAGCGAGGCGATTGCAGTTGGATTTGTTCTAGCATTGTTGTTGTACGTTGTCATGGTTTTTGTTGGAGCGGTTTCAGCGACATAG